One window of Nostoc sp. NIES-3756 genomic DNA carries:
- a CDS encoding helix-turn-helix domain-containing protein, with the protein MVPLDWVVMLAWNKECGNNLRVLRGKKSRREIADALLTQQVECSQEYIRKLENGEAASVSTKIITAIAKTLGVELIEIMTELRVEVTKNICTSS; encoded by the coding sequence ATGGTTCCCTTGGACTGGGTTGTAATGCTTGCATGGAATAAAGAATGCGGAAATAACCTGAGAGTATTGCGTGGTAAGAAGTCTAGGCGTGAAATTGCCGATGCGCTTTTAACTCAACAGGTTGAATGCTCCCAAGAATACATCAGAAAGCTCGAAAATGGGGAAGCTGCGTCTGTCTCTACGAAAATTATTACAGCAATCGCCAAAACTCTTGGTGTAGAACTGATTGAGATTATGACAGAGTTACGTGTTGAAGTCACAAAAAATATTTGTACTTCTAGTTGA
- a CDS encoding DUF1993 domain-containing protein — MTLSMYQASIPVSIHVLSNLIAILEKGATYADTKKIEPSVLLNSRLYPDMFSLSRQVQIACDIVNRGAARLVGTEAPQFEDNETTFEQLIERIQKTVSHLNTFQPEQIDGSQERTITLQIRDNTLSFQGMQFLLYFVLPNLYFHVTTAYDILRHCGVELGKRDFLGQI, encoded by the coding sequence ATGACTCTTTCAATGTACCAAGCTTCAATCCCTGTTTCCATTCATGTACTCAGTAATCTCATAGCCATTCTGGAAAAAGGTGCTACATATGCAGACACGAAAAAGATAGAGCCTTCTGTATTGCTCAATAGCCGTTTATACCCAGATATGTTTTCCTTATCACGGCAAGTACAAATCGCCTGTGACATTGTAAATAGAGGTGCGGCACGGCTGGTTGGTACAGAAGCACCCCAGTTTGAGGATAATGAAACAACCTTTGAACAACTGATTGAACGCATTCAAAAGACCGTTTCACATCTCAATACATTTCAACCTGAACAAATTGATGGTTCACAAGAAAGAACAATTACTCTACAAATACGTGACAACACCTTATCCTTTCAAGGAATGCAGTTTCTCCTCTACTTTGTTTTACCAAACCTTTATTTCCATGTCACAACTGCCTATGACATTCTCAGGCACTGCGGCGTAGAACTTGGCAAACGTGACTTCCTTGGTCAAATTTAA
- a CDS encoding amylosucrase, producing MYEQISHSLLNSILDDLKPEIRRQDLRHFYTRLGANFYAIHSLFFTLYGHRDDFELQMLRLVETMAKGYIERSPELERLDIQREQDHNWFLSQKWVGMALYSNGFAENLADLENKIGYFQELGINMVHIMPILMCPNGQSDGGYAISDFRQIDERVGDLEDIRRIAKELRKRDILLVLDIVLNHTSDEHEWAQKAKMGERSFQDYYFIFKNREIPDMFEQNMPEVFPQTDPGNFTWNAEMEKWVMTVFHHYQWDLNYSNPKVFIEMLDIILFWANQGVDVLRLDAVAFLWKKIGSSCQNERNAHLILQLMKDCCQVTAPGVLFIAEAIVAPVEVIKYFGEDAIAAKECEIAYNATLMALIWDGVATKNTNLLYQGIKSLPNKLERATWLNYVRCHDDIGFGFDDSDIRAVGYEPQAHRRFLVNYLSGQFEGSSSRGLVFMPNEATGDARICGSLASLVGLESALETGDEDLIALAINRILLMHAIILSFGGIPLIYNGDAIAVLNDYSYIDDPSKTNDNRWVHRPKINWEKADLRKKQGTVEYRVFNATKKMIAIRKEISAFADFNNRELLHLENEHLLCFIRFNHQRPSEKVLVIANFDANPQYLSLEPLRTVGFNSYSKFVDLYTGMKPEQCDSHITLQGYQFYWLTET from the coding sequence ATGTACGAACAAATTTCTCACTCACTGTTAAATTCAATACTAGATGATTTAAAGCCAGAAATTCGTCGGCAAGATTTACGACATTTTTATACCCGTCTTGGCGCAAACTTTTACGCAATTCATTCGCTATTCTTTACGCTATATGGGCATCGGGATGATTTTGAACTGCAAATGTTACGACTAGTTGAAACAATGGCGAAAGGCTATATTGAACGCTCTCCAGAGTTAGAGCGGTTGGATATTCAACGTGAGCAAGACCACAACTGGTTTTTGTCGCAAAAGTGGGTAGGAATGGCCCTTTATTCCAATGGTTTTGCAGAAAACCTGGCAGATTTAGAGAACAAAATAGGCTACTTTCAAGAGTTAGGCATCAATATGGTACATATTATGCCAATTTTGATGTGTCCAAATGGTCAAAGTGATGGGGGCTATGCCATCAGTGATTTTAGACAAATTGACGAGCGCGTTGGTGATTTAGAAGATATTCGCCGAATCGCTAAGGAGTTGAGAAAGCGTGATATTTTACTGGTTCTGGACATTGTGCTTAACCATACTTCTGACGAACATGAATGGGCGCAAAAGGCGAAGATGGGGGAGCGAAGTTTTCAAGATTACTATTTTATTTTTAAAAATAGAGAAATCCCTGATATGTTTGAGCAAAATATGCCAGAAGTTTTTCCCCAAACAGATCCGGGCAATTTTACTTGGAATGCCGAGATGGAAAAATGGGTAATGACGGTTTTCCATCATTATCAATGGGATCTAAATTACAGCAATCCCAAAGTTTTTATTGAAATGCTCGACATTATTCTTTTTTGGGCAAATCAAGGTGTAGATGTTCTCCGACTCGATGCAGTTGCTTTTTTATGGAAAAAAATTGGTAGTTCCTGTCAAAATGAGCGCAATGCACATTTAATTTTGCAGTTAATGAAAGATTGTTGTCAAGTGACTGCGCCTGGTGTGTTGTTTATAGCTGAAGCGATTGTTGCTCCTGTGGAAGTGATTAAGTATTTCGGTGAGGATGCGATCGCCGCCAAAGAATGTGAGATTGCTTATAATGCAACATTAATGGCATTAATATGGGATGGAGTAGCAACTAAAAATACTAACCTACTTTACCAAGGCATAAAAAGTTTACCTAACAAATTAGAACGTGCGACTTGGCTAAACTATGTGCGTTGTCATGATGACATTGGCTTTGGTTTTGACGATAGTGATATTCGCGCAGTTGGTTATGAACCGCAAGCACATAGAAGATTTTTAGTTAATTACTTAAGTGGTCAGTTTGAGGGATCATCATCTAGGGGACTGGTGTTCATGCCTAATGAAGCTACAGGAGATGCGCGTATTTGTGGTTCATTAGCTTCATTGGTAGGATTAGAATCTGCGCTGGAAACTGGTGATGAGGATTTAATAGCCCTGGCAATTAATAGAATTTTATTAATGCACGCAATTATCTTATCTTTTGGAGGAATCCCTCTAATTTATAATGGCGATGCAATTGCTGTACTCAATGATTACAGTTATATTGATGACCCAAGTAAAACCAATGACAATCGCTGGGTACACCGACCTAAAATCAATTGGGAAAAAGCCGACTTACGCAAAAAACAAGGCACGGTAGAATACAGAGTCTTCAATGCTACGAAAAAAATGATTGCGATCCGTAAAGAAATTTCTGCATTTGCTGATTTTAATAACCGTGAATTGCTGCACCTAGAGAATGAACATTTGTTATGTTTTATTCGTTTCAATCATCAACGTCCATCAGAAAAAGTGCTGGTTATCGCCAACTTTGATGCAAATCCGCAATACCTATCTTTAGAGCCGCTTAGAACTGTAGGCTTCAATAGTTATAGTAAGTTTGTTGATTTATATACTGGGATGAAACCAGAGCAATGTGATAGTCATATTACTTTACAAGGATATCAATTTTATTGGCTCACAGAGACTTAA
- the dpdE gene encoding protein DpdE, which yields MIKLGSLVQSSNNTLGTGKVIEVSGGSILVEYFCTIGHRLQKTLPLQSLSRIILRPKTRCYVQLKDQDKWVIGRISGWDEDIQKYEIDLPGQKSIIKSEQEVYVRCNLTIKDPVETLAIKAHETPYLHQKRSALVKCLIQQRAVSRGMSGLISSNIHLYPHQVEVIRQVLQDPVQRYVLADEAGLGKTIEAGVIVRQYLLDEPEKKVVVLVPGKLLQQWKNELEHKFYISSFPTRVVVLAYEDLSKINAQKNIGLLILDEAHHIAAMANSQDSKLRQNFETYKYLAHRSEHLLLLSASHILQCEQELLVLLHLLEPKIYQLNNLEDFQQKIDKDKLLAQLISSLINEENTSNVHNGLKQLQALLPEDKYLLTLLGKWEDRLNTDSPAHTQTLKEICTYVNENYRLYQRILSNRRACLEGDTFRRNITPKEEYDLDERSPDIHELLEKWRTIAPRQEAYQRIFLLLFLASGTWLGILKRVIAARQSGVRHPLLLKEFSSDDINLLTQTSKFEGEEEVLISLRQVINQPSEDGDRLELLKIIILYRLSEIFGLQSFRSDLSKLSERIRQRISRPIPGDYLPKILIFTSFGQTCLEIVRSLSSVFGTETIAVHQSEQNWGEIEKNLQQFYSNPNCFILICDTSAQEGHNFGFVDWVINFDLPWQPHQLEQRITRFDRIGRSKNIDFTVLVGADLDDSLHYAWYQLLKDGFSIFTKSIASFRLDDELSQLEQSLFQLGAIGLLKQVEYIKNTIAQAQSQVVAEYQLNKALLGENNDTFFPELNSSELNHLEIKRAIEGWIDNSLKFKSVYHPDLADVKYYQATKYTLVPLNELKSRFINSNLNQFGTYDRQVANHNPGIKLYRIGEGLVDALSTYIEWDDRGQAFALWRQDSSWDSREGMEWFGFQCNYLIEFNLEKVKQIFTDYQLDNSRFNVLKRQVDALFPPLIETIFIDARSQMFREVQDELLLSILQRPYQKDKTSPGVQDHNLAKERLGIIDNFIAPTNWSKVCQEVSNISRTLLAQRQQLIQLCQRYAHLAEQKLAAKVEQLNSRLNTQAWDNTLAEELKIERLLKSAIVQGIHQPQLQLDSVGFIVISAHSPGHF from the coding sequence ATGATTAAGCTTGGCTCACTAGTGCAGTCCTCAAATAATACCTTGGGGACAGGTAAAGTAATTGAAGTGTCTGGTGGCAGTATTTTGGTTGAGTATTTTTGTACGATAGGGCATCGCTTACAAAAAACTTTACCCTTGCAATCTTTGTCTAGGATTATACTACGACCCAAAACGCGATGTTATGTTCAATTAAAAGACCAAGATAAATGGGTGATTGGCAGAATTTCTGGATGGGATGAAGACATCCAAAAGTATGAAATTGATTTACCAGGGCAAAAATCAATAATTAAATCTGAACAAGAAGTTTACGTCCGTTGTAATTTAACAATCAAAGACCCAGTTGAAACACTAGCAATCAAGGCACACGAGACACCCTACTTACACCAGAAAAGGTCAGCTTTAGTTAAATGCTTAATCCAGCAGAGGGCTGTAAGTCGGGGAATGAGTGGACTAATTTCATCCAATATTCATCTTTACCCTCATCAAGTAGAAGTTATCCGGCAGGTATTACAAGATCCAGTTCAACGCTACGTATTAGCTGATGAAGCCGGATTAGGAAAAACTATTGAAGCTGGTGTAATTGTACGCCAATATCTACTTGATGAACCAGAAAAAAAAGTAGTAGTTTTGGTTCCAGGTAAATTACTACAACAATGGAAAAATGAATTAGAGCATAAATTTTATATTTCTTCGTTTCCTACAAGAGTAGTAGTGCTGGCATATGAGGATTTATCTAAAATTAATGCACAGAAAAATATTGGCTTGCTAATTTTAGATGAAGCTCACCACATTGCGGCAATGGCTAACTCCCAAGATAGCAAACTACGCCAGAATTTTGAAACCTATAAGTATCTAGCCCATAGAAGTGAACACTTACTTTTACTATCTGCTAGTCATATTCTTCAATGTGAACAAGAGTTACTAGTCCTGCTGCACTTACTTGAGCCTAAAATTTATCAACTCAATAATCTAGAAGATTTTCAGCAAAAAATTGATAAAGACAAACTGCTAGCTCAACTCATCTCCTCATTAATAAATGAGGAAAATACTTCTAATGTCCACAATGGTTTAAAGCAATTACAAGCATTATTACCAGAAGACAAGTATTTATTAACTTTATTAGGTAAGTGGGAAGATAGGTTAAACACTGATTCACCTGCTCATACTCAAACCCTTAAAGAAATTTGCACTTATGTTAATGAAAACTATCGACTTTATCAGCGAATACTATCTAATCGTCGTGCTTGTCTAGAAGGTGACACATTTAGGCGCAATATTACACCCAAGGAAGAATACGATTTAGATGAGAGATCACCTGATATTCATGAATTGCTAGAGAAATGGCGTACTATTGCCCCCAGACAGGAAGCTTATCAACGGATTTTTCTGCTGTTGTTCTTAGCTTCTGGTACATGGTTAGGTATTTTAAAACGAGTAATTGCCGCACGCCAAAGTGGAGTGCGCCATCCACTGTTACTTAAAGAGTTTAGTAGTGATGATATCAATCTCTTAACCCAAACTTCCAAGTTTGAAGGTGAAGAAGAGGTTTTAATATCTTTACGCCAAGTTATTAATCAACCTTCAGAAGACGGAGATCGGCTTGAACTATTAAAAATCATCATTCTCTACCGTTTATCAGAAATTTTTGGTTTGCAATCATTTCGCAGCGACCTTAGCAAACTCAGCGAAAGAATCCGGCAGAGAATTTCTAGACCTATTCCTGGTGATTATTTGCCAAAGATATTGATATTTACCAGTTTTGGACAAACCTGCCTAGAAATCGTTCGTTCGCTATCAAGTGTTTTTGGTACAGAAACTATTGCTGTTCATCAATCAGAACAAAATTGGGGAGAAATCGAGAAAAACTTACAGCAGTTTTACAGTAATCCTAATTGCTTTATCCTCATCTGTGATACTTCTGCACAAGAAGGTCATAATTTTGGATTTGTTGATTGGGTAATTAATTTTGACCTACCTTGGCAACCACATCAATTAGAACAGAGGATTACTAGATTCGACCGGATTGGGCGTTCTAAAAATATTGATTTTACCGTACTAGTTGGCGCTGATTTAGATGATAGTCTTCATTATGCTTGGTATCAGCTTTTAAAGGATGGATTTTCCATTTTTACTAAGTCCATAGCTAGTTTTCGATTAGATGATGAATTATCACAACTAGAACAAAGCTTGTTTCAACTAGGCGCTATTGGTTTACTCAAACAAGTAGAATACATCAAAAACACAATTGCTCAGGCACAATCCCAGGTGGTTGCAGAGTATCAATTAAATAAGGCTCTGCTTGGAGAAAATAACGATACATTTTTTCCAGAGCTAAATAGTTCTGAGCTTAATCATCTGGAAATTAAACGAGCAATAGAAGGTTGGATTGATAATTCACTAAAATTCAAATCTGTTTATCACCCAGATTTAGCCGATGTCAAGTATTATCAAGCAACTAAGTATACTTTAGTTCCTCTCAATGAGTTAAAATCTCGCTTTATCAATAGCAATCTCAACCAATTTGGTACTTATGATCGCCAAGTAGCAAACCATAATCCTGGCATCAAACTTTATCGTATAGGCGAAGGATTAGTAGATGCGCTTTCCACTTATATAGAATGGGATGATCGGGGTCAAGCTTTTGCTCTTTGGCGACAAGATTCATCTTGGGACAGTCGTGAGGGAATGGAATGGTTTGGTTTTCAATGCAATTATTTAATTGAATTTAATCTTGAAAAAGTCAAGCAGATTTTTACAGATTATCAACTTGATAATTCTCGGTTTAACGTTTTGAAGCGTCAGGTTGATGCTTTATTTCCACCATTGATTGAAACTATCTTTATTGATGCTCGTTCCCAAATGTTCCGTGAAGTTCAGGATGAATTACTCTTGAGTATATTACAACGCCCATATCAAAAAGATAAAACTTCTCCTGGAGTACAAGATCATAATCTTGCTAAAGAACGTTTAGGAATCATTGACAATTTTATTGCTCCTACTAATTGGTCTAAAGTTTGTCAAGAAGTTAGTAATATATCAAGGACATTACTCGCCCAACGTCAACAATTGATTCAACTATGTCAACGTTATGCTCATTTAGCAGAGCAGAAGTTAGCTGCTAAAGTAGAGCAGTTAAATTCACGTTTGAATACACAAGCTTGGGATAATACTCTAGCTGAAGAATTGAAAATCGAAAGGCTTTTGAAGTCTGCTATTGTCCAAGGCATCCATCAGCCACAGCTTCAACTCGATTCTGTTGGTTTCATTGTTATATCTGCTCACTCTCCTGGCCATTTTTAA
- a CDS encoding cupin domain-containing protein, whose product MTQKFFTTQLQEQANYNKPGLSRKSLVKDEQVQFSLVCLTADTEIPEHVASRNISVTVIEGRGVLTLEGSEVILEPGVFVYIPANIPHSLRALENLAFLHT is encoded by the coding sequence ATGACCCAAAAATTTTTTACAACTCAGCTTCAAGAGCAAGCTAACTACAACAAACCTGGACTCAGCCGAAAGTCTTTGGTTAAAGATGAGCAAGTGCAATTCTCACTCGTTTGCCTAACGGCGGACACTGAAATACCAGAACATGTAGCTTCACGGAATATTTCAGTAACTGTAATCGAAGGGCGCGGAGTTCTAACCCTAGAAGGAAGTGAAGTTATTTTAGAACCAGGAGTATTCGTTTACATACCCGCAAACATCCCCCATTCGCTCCGTGCATTAGAAAATCTCGCATTCCTGCACACATGA
- a CDS encoding pentapeptide repeat-containing protein — MKDIISILLKGILNGHKESILLFDSTVGANEIAQILNGEWDGCNSVSLIECDEIAVNTAAKLLEVTWCYQGASQAVLERVTSEEIFRRYAVGERNFINANLRCAELVSAELTEINLSYAKLSWADLSQANLEKADLTAADISQANLSGAELSGANLTRANLKGANLKQALLCGANLSGANLAEADLTNADLTRANLSLAELRGANLHLCNLNEANLTGAKFIESQLDFAQS; from the coding sequence ATGAAAGATATTATCTCGATTCTTCTCAAGGGTATTTTAAACGGGCATAAAGAATCTATCTTATTATTTGACTCAACTGTTGGAGCAAATGAAATTGCTCAAATACTTAATGGTGAATGGGATGGATGTAATAGTGTATCTCTGATTGAATGTGATGAGATAGCTGTTAATACTGCTGCCAAACTATTAGAAGTTACATGGTGTTATCAAGGTGCATCTCAAGCAGTTTTAGAACGAGTAACATCTGAGGAAATTTTCCGACGCTATGCAGTGGGGGAGAGAAATTTTATTAATGCAAATTTGAGATGTGCGGAACTTGTATCCGCAGAGCTAACTGAAATTAATCTAAGTTATGCAAAATTGAGTTGGGCAGATTTAAGCCAAGCCAATCTAGAAAAAGCCGATTTGACAGCAGCAGACATTAGCCAAGCTAATTTAAGTGGAGCCGAACTGAGTGGAGCAAACCTAACTAGAGCAAATCTCAAAGGGGCTAACCTAAAACAAGCCTTATTATGTGGAGCTAACTTAAGTGGAGCCAACTTAGCTGAAGCTGATCTGACTAATGCAGATTTAACTAGAGCTAATCTGTCTTTAGCAGAACTAAGAGGAGCAAATCTCCACTTATGCAATTTAAACGAGGCGAATTTAACCGGAGCGAAGTTTATTGAAAGTCAGCTAGATTTTGCTCAGTCTTGA
- a CDS encoding TRADD-N-associated membrane domain-containing protein, with protein sequence MARQSFILALVMTGASAIVGFVGVGFLLLGKASEGTITTAGGLVSSMVFVQLAKDASDRLDKANKRLDKIAAKVKDED encoded by the coding sequence ATGGCTCGTCAAAGTTTTATACTTGCATTGGTGATGACAGGCGCAAGCGCCATTGTAGGGTTTGTGGGTGTTGGATTTTTATTATTAGGGAAAGCTTCTGAGGGAACTATTACTACTGCTGGGGGACTTGTCTCAAGTATGGTATTCGTTCAACTTGCTAAAGATGCAAGCGATCGCCTCGATAAAGCTAACAAACGTCTTGATAAAATCGCAGCAAAAGTCAAGGACGAAGACTAA
- a CDS encoding TVP38/TMEM64 family protein gives MRLKHLLRKNFLPLLLLGAILLFFTTPLRNLLNQEILSFWLQRLGIWAVPLFISTYVLVTVLGLPITIHTLTGGMVFGLGWGSLWSTLAATLGAVGAFCLTRYLFRDWAAAKFGQHKLLKKWHQALEHNPFSLVLSLRFAPIAPFNIINFLLALTAINLKIYTLGTLIGVIPGTIAYTWLGASGKTALQGSDASSFILASVFLVFLSVSPLLFKRWWKMK, from the coding sequence GTGAGATTAAAGCATTTACTCCGCAAAAATTTCCTTCCTTTACTACTGCTGGGTGCAATCTTACTCTTTTTCACAACTCCCTTACGGAATTTACTCAATCAAGAGATTCTCTCATTTTGGTTACAAAGATTAGGTATTTGGGCTGTTCCCTTATTTATCTCCACCTACGTATTGGTCACAGTCTTAGGTTTGCCGATAACAATTCATACATTAACTGGAGGCATGGTTTTTGGTTTGGGATGGGGAAGCCTCTGGTCTACATTAGCTGCAACATTGGGAGCAGTAGGAGCATTTTGTCTAACTCGATACCTATTTCGAGATTGGGCAGCAGCAAAATTCGGTCAACATAAACTGCTGAAAAAATGGCATCAAGCACTCGAACACAATCCCTTTTCCTTAGTTCTATCTCTACGCTTTGCCCCGATTGCTCCGTTTAATATTATTAACTTTTTATTGGCACTAACCGCAATCAACCTGAAAATTTATACCCTTGGAACCTTAATTGGAGTAATTCCAGGGACGATTGCTTATACCTGGTTGGGCGCTTCCGGAAAAACCGCTTTACAAGGAAGCGATGCGTCCTCGTTTATACTCGCGTCGGTTTTTTTGGTATTCTTATCGGTGTCACCGTTGTTATTTAAGCGCTGGTGGAAAATGAAATAG
- a CDS encoding CDP-alcohol phosphatidyltransferase family protein produces the protein MIKLSHLPSILVGMRFALAPLLVFDALDHRTSFWFIIGYVIAVLSDIFDGIIARRLKVSTAQLRQADSWADICLYLCVAISTWLVYPQVIIDFRVPLLSAIAIQLILFAISLIKFQKFPSFHTYTAKAWGLALLAATVGLFGFGYVNTLWFAIALCWINSLEEIAMTLLLPTWQCDILSIFHVVELRKALMHSSTSQDGV, from the coding sequence ATGATAAAATTATCACATCTTCCGAGTATTTTAGTGGGGATGCGCTTCGCTCTAGCTCCTTTACTAGTTTTCGATGCTTTAGACCATAGAACCAGTTTTTGGTTCATCATCGGTTATGTTATTGCCGTACTTTCAGACATTTTTGATGGCATCATTGCTCGTCGCTTAAAGGTTAGTACAGCCCAACTTCGTCAAGCAGATAGCTGGGCTGATATTTGTTTGTATTTGTGTGTGGCGATTAGCACTTGGTTAGTATATCCCCAAGTAATCATCGATTTTCGAGTACCTTTATTATCTGCGATCGCTATCCAACTAATATTATTCGCGATTAGTTTAATCAAGTTTCAGAAATTCCCCAGTTTCCATACCTACACTGCTAAAGCATGGGGATTAGCCCTACTTGCGGCGACAGTGGGGCTATTTGGTTTTGGTTACGTGAACACGCTTTGGTTTGCAATCGCGCTTTGTTGGATCAATAGTTTAGAAGAAATTGCTATGACACTGTTGTTACCAACTTGGCAATGTGATATTTTGAGTATCTTTCATGTAGTGGAGTTACGTAAAGCCTTGATGCACTCGTCAACTAGTCAGGACGGAGTGTAG
- a CDS encoding cupin domain-containing protein produces MTVITPARLIVEESLSHAAHEPNRTLWISEAGGLTQFGAFIEVLQPGSRSSLKHWHSAEDEMVYVLEGEITLIEGDAETILRPGDAATFQAGVPVGHCLENRSAKATRCLVVGNRAAVDTITYPDLDRVCHRDRSLPDDIWTNSVGEPAPSLY; encoded by the coding sequence ATGACTGTTATCACTCCTGCTCGTCTCATCGTAGAGGAAAGCCTTTCTCACGCCGCGCACGAGCCAAATCGCACGCTCTGGATCAGCGAAGCAGGAGGGCTTACCCAGTTCGGTGCGTTCATCGAAGTCCTGCAACCTGGCTCTCGTTCATCACTCAAGCATTGGCATAGTGCTGAGGATGAAATGGTCTATGTCCTCGAAGGCGAAATCACACTCATTGAAGGAGACGCAGAGACTATACTACGTCCTGGCGATGCCGCAACATTTCAAGCAGGAGTGCCAGTAGGTCACTGTCTTGAGAATCGCAGCGCCAAGGCAACGCGATGCCTAGTAGTCGGCAACCGAGCGGCAGTAGACACAATCACTTATCCTGACCTTGATCGGGTATGTCACCGTGATAGATCGCTGCCAGACGACATCTGGACTAACAGTGTGGGAGAACCTGCTCCAAGTCTCTACTAG
- a CDS encoding diguanylate cyclase codes for MNEQLKAIQVAWCSSLDLPQPKNTSLNFELFKIDISDLLGKDFDVIVLDIRDFETLEALRYIYTTIHLPTVILVDTIEQESTVLCWLEAEDDICKRDAIEQQIILRLQRSIWHNKQKHLFNLDKLTGIANFRKFNDYALKLLTSKEEVELVSLIYLDIDRFKFINDSHGHIVGDQILQEIGQLLQKYSLGAGIVARTGGDKFAICLRGSIEQGKAFAEFLKTQIQTHKFQLDAMSCIHLTASFGVVSLPGHSSVEQLWQEINQCIYAAKQKGRNQVVTSEDFDAIADASGQDKLITDFEHRIRVNAERMINEMVLKASRLANKYRMEAERDGLTEIFNRRYLDRLLAREIDKAYKYQQRLTILLLDLDHFGEVNRTYGFPTGDQALRTAAQIFQSHIRAGDWVTRYGGEEFCIVMSNTDLNTGCQIAERIRLALSEEIVIAYNGQKFRLTTSIGAVELMEENNLVSLLQRASDKVRQAKKNGRNQICF; via the coding sequence ATGAATGAACAGTTGAAAGCAATTCAAGTTGCTTGGTGTAGTTCACTAGATTTGCCTCAACCAAAAAATACTTCCCTCAATTTTGAGTTGTTTAAAATTGATATTTCTGACTTGCTGGGAAAAGATTTTGATGTGATTGTACTCGACATCAGAGATTTTGAAACCCTTGAGGCACTCAGGTATATATATACTACTATTCATTTACCCACAGTAATTTTGGTAGACACAATTGAACAAGAATCTACTGTTCTCTGTTGGTTAGAAGCAGAAGATGATATCTGTAAACGCGATGCAATCGAACAACAAATAATACTGCGTTTGCAACGCAGTATTTGGCATAATAAGCAAAAGCATTTATTTAACCTTGATAAACTAACAGGAATTGCTAATTTTCGCAAATTTAATGATTATGCGCTCAAACTTTTGACATCAAAGGAGGAAGTAGAACTTGTATCTTTGATTTACTTAGATATTGACCGTTTCAAGTTTATTAACGATAGTCATGGCCATATTGTAGGAGATCAGATATTACAAGAGATTGGACAACTTCTCCAAAAATACTCACTCGGAGCAGGGATTGTTGCTCGAACAGGCGGTGATAAATTTGCTATTTGCCTTCGTGGTAGTATTGAGCAGGGTAAAGCTTTTGCAGAATTTCTTAAAACTCAGATCCAAACTCATAAATTCCAGCTTGATGCAATGTCTTGTATTCATCTAACAGCTTCATTTGGAGTAGTTTCATTGCCAGGACATTCTTCGGTTGAGCAACTATGGCAGGAAATCAATCAATGTATCTATGCTGCCAAGCAAAAAGGACGTAATCAAGTTGTGACTAGTGAGGATTTTGATGCTATTGCCGACGCTTCTGGGCAGGACAAGCTGATTACTGATTTTGAGCATCGAATTCGTGTTAATGCTGAGAGGATGATTAATGAAATGGTGCTTAAGGCCAGCCGTCTAGCCAATAAATACCGAATGGAAGCCGAACGCGATGGACTGACTGAGATTTTCAATCGCCGATATCTCGACAGATTACTAGCGCGTGAGATCGACAAGGCTTACAAGTATCAACAACGACTCACAATTTTACTCCTCGATTTAGATCATTTCGGGGAAGTGAATCGAACTTACGGTTTTCCGACTGGCGATCAAGCTCTCAGAACTGCTGCACAAATATTTCAAAGTCATATCAGAGCAGGAGATTGGGTGACACGCTATGGTGGAGAGGAATTCTGTATCGTTATGTCTAACACTGATCTCAACACAGGATGTCAGATCGCTGAACGAATTCGCCTAGCTCTGAGCGAGGAAATCGTCATCGCCTATAACGGTCAGAAGTTTCGGCTAACTACCAGTATTGGGGCTGTTGAACTTATGGAAGAAAACAATCTTGTATCCTTGTTGCAGCGTGCCAGCGATAAAGTTAGACAAGCAAAGAAAAACGGACGTAATCAAATCTGCTTTTGA